In a single window of the Acyrthosiphon pisum isolate AL4f chromosome X, pea_aphid_22Mar2018_4r6ur, whole genome shotgun sequence genome:
- the LOC107883427 gene encoding uncharacterized protein LOC107883427 has product MYLNLNYLGQMTKLTELSLKGLTGIKLTALPSFENLIHLNRFSLTSIKEFPKEIYQSLNTITDNIEFFEIGDCECLTKDFAVSLKRFVKLKTLRLENCCNGWDQSAHNVFTVIRGLEKLNVLELVNIEFSNCVEDELEKCDGIKALLIIPVYGIQSAKINRHLIDCLKKLSKTLTHLVWGLT; this is encoded by the exons atgtacctaaacttaaattatttgggACAAATGACAAAGCTCACAGAGTTAAGCCTCAAAGGTTTAACTGGAATAAAATTAACGGCATTGCcatcatttgaaaatttaatacatttgaatagattt tcaTTAACCTCTATTAAAGAATTTCCAAAAGAGATCTATCAGAGTTTGAATACTATTACTgataatattgagttttttgAAATTGGTGATTGTGAATGCTTAACAAAGGATTTTGCCGTGTCACTAAAAAGATTTGTCAAATTGAAAACATTGAGATTAGAAAATTGTTGTAATGGATGGGATCAATCTGCACACAATGTTTTTACTGTCATTAGAGGTCTTGAAAAGCTCAATGTTCTGGAATTGGTAAACATAGAATTCAGTAATTGTGTCGAAGATGAATTGGAAAAATGTGATGGTATTAAAGCTTTACTTATTATTCCTGTTTATGGGATCCAA tccgCAAAAATAAACCGTCACTTGATTGACTGTCTCAAGAAACTCTCCAAGACATTAACACACTTGGTTTGGGGATTGACTTAG